The Lancefieldella sp. Marseille-Q7238 genomic interval TCAATGACCTCGTCAGAAACCGTGCCGGTGCCGAAGGTGTCCACCATGACCGAAAGCGGACGCGAAACGCCAATGGCGTAGGCAAGCTCAATTTCACAGGTATGCGCAAGACCCGCCGCAACCACGTTTTTGGCTACCCAGCGAGCAGCGTAGGCCGCCGAACGGTCAACCTTGGTGCAATCTTTGCCCGAAAAGGCTCCGCCGCCATGACGACCCATGCCGCCGTAGGTGTCCACGATAATCTTACGACCTGTAAGACCGGTGTCACCCATCGGACCTCCAACGACAAAGCGACCCGTCGGATTAACGTAGATGTCGGCTTTATCCCACGCAATGCCGACTTTGGCGAATACAGGCTCGATGACATGAGAAATCATATCCTTCTTGATAACGCTCATGTCTTCAATCTCAGGCGCGTGCTGCGTTGAAATAACAATCTCCGTTACCTCAACGGGCCGGCCTCCCTCATAACCAACTGTCACCTGTGTCTTTCCGTCAGGCCGCAGGTAGTCAAGCTCGCCGGTTTTACGCACTTCCGCCAGACGTTCGGCCAGCCGCTGCGACAAATACGCGGGCATCGGCATCAATACGTCAGTCTCATCGGTGGCATAGCCGAACATCATGCCCTGGTCGCCAGCACCGATACGATCAAGAGGGTCGGTCGTGTGTCCTGCCTGCACGTCATAGGATTCATCAACGCCCTTGGCGATATCGGGACTCTGCTCATGGATGAGGTTCAGCACACCGCACGTCTCGCAGTCAAACCCGTACTTGGCGCGGTCGTAGCCGATACGCTTCAGCGTCTTGCGAGCGATATCCTGCACGTCGATGTAAGCTTGCGTGCGAATCTCACCGGCAATGATGATGGTGCCGGTCGTCGCGAAAGTCTCGCACGCGCAGCGAACATGATCCACATTAGCTGGCTCTCCGGTCGGCGAAATGTAACCGCGCTCCTGCAGCGCTATCTCCTTTGCCAAAATAGCGTCGAGCACGGCGTCGGAGATTTGATCGCACACCTTATCGGGGTGACCTTCCGTAACCGCTTCAGAAGTAAAGTAATACCTATTGCGAGCCATGACCGTTCCTTTCTTACGCGGTAGTATTCGAAAAGGGAATTGCGAGAAGAACTCACAATTCCCTGTGGTATAACACCTGACACGAGGTATGTATACCCCAACTAGGCTGATAATTTTGAATCAATTCCTATTCCGTTCAAAATCATTGCCAGCAGATGATCGACAAGCTCATCAACGGTCATCTCGTGGCCATGATGACCCATCAACCCGATGGCGGAAAGCACAAGCGAACCCGTTATCGCGCAGGCAGCAAGCCTCGTATCCGCGTCTTCCCTGATGAACTTCTCGCTTTTTCCTCGCTCAAGCTGAGCCGCAAGCAACACGATGACACGGGACAAATGGGAATCCATCGTGGGAATCAAGTCTCGCTCAGAGCCTGCGAACTTATTGATGAGGGCAAGCACCAACGGAGAGCCAGGCATAATATGAGACGCAAGCTCACACATGATTGCACGAAGCGAATCAACGGAAGCGGAAACTCCTACCGATACCTGGGCCACCGCTTCAGTCAAATCATCAACCGAGCTGTCAAAAATCGCTTGGACAAGCGCATCGCGATCAGCAAAGTAATAATACAGGGCGCCTTTGCTAAGCTGCGCGCGAGAAGACACTTCGCTCATCTTAAAATCGGTATTTCCCCGCTCCGTCATAATCTTGGTTGCCTCGGACATAATGCGCCGCCGCGTCTCGATACTCTTTTTTGTACGGTTCTCCGCACGCTTATGCGTTACGGCAACTACGGCGTCGTGGACAAGCTCATGCGCCTGGGCGTGAGCGGCAACAATATGCGCGCCTGCCTCTTCCAAAGGATGAGCGTCTCTTTCAATCATGGCAAAATCCCCCAGTGTCTATCGGTCGGTCGCAACGGTTCAAAATAGAAATTTTGAACATTATTTAAAAAACAGTCAATTCTTCTATTATGATGACGGTAGGTAGGGTAAAGTTCAACAGTCAGCCAAACGGTACCAAAGGGGCATCTGTGAAAAACATAGCTCGCATTTTTATACGAGACCTTAGCAGGATCCTCAAAAATCCCATCGCAGTCATCGTTACAATTGGCGTCTGCATTATCCCCTCGCTCTACGCATGGTTCAATATCGCCGCTAACTGGGATCCATACAAAAATACTCAAACGATGCCCGTGGCTGTCGTAACGGAAGACAAAGGCGCTGAGGTGGGCGATCAGGGTCATCTCAATGCGGGCGCCATGGTCATCGATAAGCTTAAGGAAAACAACCAGCTCCAGTGGACGTTCGTATCCAAAGAGGAGGCGCTCCAAGGCGTTTCTTCCGGCACCTACTACGCCGCCATCATTATTCCAAAGAATTTCACCGCTGAGCTGGCATCCGTTCTTTCAGGGAATCTGGAAAAGGCCCATATCCAATACTACGTCAACGAAAAGCTTAATCCCGTAGCTCCCAAGGTCACTGATTCCGGCGCAAAGACAATTACCACACAGATCAACGAAACCTTCATATCAAAAGCCAGCGAAGTCGTTTCCGAGAAGTTCGTCGGTGTCGCCGAAACCGTAACATCCAAGGCAGACGGCGCCGTTGAGACAATCTCCTCTGAGCTCGGCGGCACCAAACAAGATCTCGACGGCATTGCAAAGAGCATTGAGTCTTCTCAGGCCACTATCGACAGCGCGCGCAACGCCGTTGCCAGCGCACAAAACACCGTTGACGCGCTTATAACAAGCGTTGACGCCTCCTCAGAAACCCTCGCTCAAGCAACCTCGCAGCTTCCTCAGGTAAAAAAAGATACCAATACGCTTTCAGCAAAACTCTTCTCGTCACTGACGCAAGGCGGCGTCTCAATGAGCAACGTCGCAAGCCACGCTAACTCCGCTATCGGCCAGATTACCGGATCGGTTGGTGGCGCGCTCGGTACCGTTGACAGCACGCTTGCCTCCGTAAGAAGCCTGATTGCCACCAATCGGCAGCTCGTCGCTGACCTTGAGGCTATACGAGACACGCTACCCACAACTGCTCAGAAACATCTCAATAATCTGATCGATGAGCTCAAGAGCTCCATTTCTCAAGAAGAGACTCTTCTCGCCCGCCTGCAGACGGCTTCAAACGACGCGCATGCGAACAATGACGCGCTGGCCGGCGTATCGAGCGCGCTGAACTCAACGGTCACGACAAGCGTTGACGCTCTCAATACAACAACTTCAACGCTTTCCGCCACGTCCATTCCTGAGCTCAACGATTCGCTTGATTCGTTCAGCGACGCCACCGGGAGCCTCGCTTCCGCCGTGCATGCAATCAAGCCGACGCTCGTCCATCTCAAAGGCATCCTGACTCAACTTGACAACACGCTCTCTGAAGCGAGAAAAGCAACCGCCCTGACGCAAGAATCACTCTCTTCTACCGCGTCAACTGTAGGAAATCTCGCCTCTGACGTGGAGGTTATTCAAAACTCGCAACTCATGGGACAACTCAGGGACGTCACCAATCTTGACTCGAAAAACATCGCCGCATTCATGGCGTCTCCCGTTAAAATCGCCGATGACGCGGTCTATCCCATAGCCAATTACGGTTCAAGCGTCACGCCGTTCTATACGAACCTCGCGCTTTGGGTAGGCGGCTTTGTGCTGATAGCCATCTATAAGCTTGAGGTAGACAACGAAGGTATCGGCCGATTCGCGCCTTGGCAGGGCTATTTTGGCCGCTGGCTCCTCTTGATGGTCCTCGCGGTGCTCCAGGCGCTCATCTGCTGCGTAGGCGATTTGTTTATGGGCATTCAGTGCGTCAATCCCCTCGCCTTTCTTTTCGCGGGTGTCGTTGAATCCGTGGTGTACGTCAACATCATCTACGCGTTTTCCGTCGCCTTTAAGCACATCGGCAAAGCTCTCTGCGTTCTTCTGGTCATTCTGCAAATCCCGGGAGCCGCGGGTCTCTATCCTATCGAAATGATGCCCGGCTTTTTCCAGGCCATCCATCCTTGGCTGCCCTTCACCTACGGCATCGCTGCCATGCGCGAGTCTATCGGCGGGTTCTATGGAACGTTCTACGGCTGGAACCTCTTCATGCTCTCGCTGTTCATTCTTCCCTCCCTGGTTATCGGTATCGCGCTTCGCCGTCATCTTCTCAACATCAACTTCCTCTTTGACCGCCGCCTCGCCGCGACAGGCTTCATGGCGCACGAGCGTGACGGCATCAGCGTTGAGCACTATCGCCTTTCCTCCCTTGTCCGCGCCCTTCAGAACAGCGATGACTACGCGCAGGATGTCGAGAAGCGCGCTCAGCAGTTTGAGAAACGCTATCCCACCTGCGTGCGCCTGGGGCTTATAGCGCTTCTCGCCCTTCCGATTGGCCTGCTCCTTGTTATGTTCATCGCTCACAACAAGCTGCCGTGGCTCATCACATGGGTCGTTGTTCTGGTACTTATCTGCGCTTACCTTATCGTCCTTGAATACCTACACGAAACCATGAGGAGAAGAAAATCAATGGTAGGTCTTGGCAAACAGCAGATGACCGAGATGATCAGCTCTCAACTTGAGCGAGAAGAACAGGGTGAGTAACATGGAGAAAATCAAAACGCTCTTCCTGCATGACTTCCGCGCCGTTTCACGCAATGTCATCGCCCTTGTTGTATGCGTGGGTCTTATCGTTCTTCCCTCCCTGTACGCCTGGCTCAATATAGAGGGCAGCTGGGACCCCTACGGACACACCAACGAGCTTAAAATCGCCGTTGCAAATGACGACGACGGCTATAAGAGCAAGCTCGTTCCCGTCAGCGTCAACATCGGTGAGCGAGCCGCGTCAAAACTTCGTGAAAGCACTTCCATCAGCTACGTGTACACCACCCACGACGACGCCGTGGAGGGAGTGCGCAGCGGCCGCTATTATGCGGCGCTCATCATTCCGCCGGATTTCTCCCAAAAACTCCTTGGCGGCCTTGGCAACGCTCACAGCGAACCCGCGACAATCACCTACATAAGTAACGAGAAAATCGGCGCTATCGCACCTATCGTTACCGATAAAGCGGCGGAATCCGCACGCACGGAAATTGAATCCGGCTTTACCGACGCCCTAACCGAAGTCGGAGCCGGCGTGCTTGACGAAATGTCAACGTCTCTTGACGATCCTCATCTCATGAACGCCGCGGCGTCCTTAGACAGTGCGCTGACGCGGGGCAGCACCGACCTGAGGGGCGTTTCGCGCCATATGAAACTCTACGGAGATCTCATCACTTCCGCTCAGTCCATCGTTTCGAGTACCTCCGATCTTATGAACTCAGACAACAGCGCGACGCAAGACGCGGGCGATGCACTCAATGCCGCCTCAAGTGGCGTCCATAAGTTGAGCGGCAGCGTGCAAAGCGCCGGAGATACCGTTGACAGCGCGCTTGCCTCAACCCAGTCAAGCTTTGACACGCTTGGTAACGCGATTTCCACCTCACTCGACAGCGCCACCACAACCGCTCAACACACCTCATCTGATATGCGCGACCTTTCGGGAAAAGTCAGCTCGGTCGCTTCGGGGTATGAATCGCTTTTGAGCGACATGAAGGCTGTGCAGGCGGCGCTTCCGTCAGGAGCGCAGTCCCTTCTCGATTCCCCCATCGCACGCATACAGAACGTCGTTGATACGCAGCGGGCTTTGCAGAAGCACCTTGATGCCGCGGCAGACGCCATTGACAGCGGAGTTACCCTTTCCCAAGACGACCGCGCCGCTATAACGTCTTTGGTTACGCAGGCTCAAACAGACGTCTCTTCCGCGCGCACGGAGCTCAAAGGCACCCTTGACGCACAGCTCGATTCCCTCTCCGTGTCACTTGACAGTGTCAGCGGCGACACATCCGCCATCGCCGGTTCTCTGCAAGCTACCGTATCGCAGCTCAAGGACGTGTCGGCTTCCACTAATACGAGTCTCGACGCTCTGAAAAACGACTTCGCGCGCGCCCAAAATCGTATCAATCTGCTTGCCGATAAGCTTGACGCTATACACACCTCTCTCTCCGAGGCGCTTGCAAGCAACGATCTTGTCACCGTTCGCCGCATTCTCAGCGCCAACAGCGAAGACCTCGCGTCGTTTGTGGCGGCGCCGACAACGCTTGATCGTACGGCTGTCTATCCGGTTGAAAACAACGGCTCGGCTATGGCCGGTTTCTACACTACGCTTTCTCTTTGGGTAGGCGCCATTATCCTCGTAGCCATGCTTCTCACAGGATCTGACCAGGCACTTCTCGACTCAATCGGCGCCCAGCCTCGTCATGCCTATATGGCTCGCCTTCTTACCTTCAGCGTGTTCGGATTCCTGCAAGCTACGCTGGTTGGTCTCGGCGACCTCTATTACCTGGGAATTCAATGCGTTGATCCCGTGCGTTTCATGCTGACGCTTTGGATATCGTCGTTTGTCTTCGTCAATATCATGTACGCGCTTACCTATTCTTTTGGCGACGTAGGCAAGGCAATCGCGGTGTTTCTTCTCGTCATTCAAGTCGCGGGCGCCGGCGGCACGTTCCCAGTGCAAATGCTTCCGCAGAGCTTCCAAAACATCAACATTCTGCTGCCCTTTGTGCACGCCATCAACGCCATGCACGAAACGATTGCCGGCTATTACGGTACTATTTGGCTGCAGGAGCTAGGCATCCTCTGCGTCTATCTCGCCTGTGCCCTGCTCTTGGGACTGGTGCTCCGCAAACCCGTGGCGCGAGCCAACGCGTGGATTATCGAAAAGCTGGAATCGACCAAAATCATGTAGACATCGCGGGCGTCAAGAGGGCGAGAAGTGCTTCTCGCTCATTGACAACCTCACCGGCAAGGTAGGCTTCAAAAAGCTGCCTGAGATACATGCCTACGGCAGGTCCAGGGGCAAGGTCGAGCGTCCGCATGACATCATCGCCTGAAACGGCCAGGTCGCGAGGGCTTTGCACGGCGCCAACGCGAATCTCGTCATGCAGCATGCGTGCAATGACGTCAAGCTTGACGGCATAAGTTCGACAATACGGCGTCTTTGCCAGCGCGTCGGCTCGCTTGAGTTCAATGATCTGCGTAGCCAGGCAGGCACCCCTCCCCGCGCAACCCTCATCAAGCGTCGCGATGAAGCGTCGAATGGACGAAGCGCTTGCGCTGACCTCCAAATCATGCCAGCGGATAAGCTGCGCGGCTTGAGCTACCAAAGACTGCGGCACGCCCATAGGCTCAAGAATCTCGTGAGCCATCCGGGCGCTCTCTTCAGGATGCCCGAAGAAATGACCGCGGCCGCCCTCGTCTTCGGAAAAGGTCATAGGCTTAGCAATGTCGTGGAGCAGCGCCGCC includes:
- a CDS encoding YhgE/Pip domain-containing protein, with protein sequence MKNIARIFIRDLSRILKNPIAVIVTIGVCIIPSLYAWFNIAANWDPYKNTQTMPVAVVTEDKGAEVGDQGHLNAGAMVIDKLKENNQLQWTFVSKEEALQGVSSGTYYAAIIIPKNFTAELASVLSGNLEKAHIQYYVNEKLNPVAPKVTDSGAKTITTQINETFISKASEVVSEKFVGVAETVTSKADGAVETISSELGGTKQDLDGIAKSIESSQATIDSARNAVASAQNTVDALITSVDASSETLAQATSQLPQVKKDTNTLSAKLFSSLTQGGVSMSNVASHANSAIGQITGSVGGALGTVDSTLASVRSLIATNRQLVADLEAIRDTLPTTAQKHLNNLIDELKSSISQEETLLARLQTASNDAHANNDALAGVSSALNSTVTTSVDALNTTTSTLSATSIPELNDSLDSFSDATGSLASAVHAIKPTLVHLKGILTQLDNTLSEARKATALTQESLSSTASTVGNLASDVEVIQNSQLMGQLRDVTNLDSKNIAAFMASPVKIADDAVYPIANYGSSVTPFYTNLALWVGGFVLIAIYKLEVDNEGIGRFAPWQGYFGRWLLLMVLAVLQALICCVGDLFMGIQCVNPLAFLFAGVVESVVYVNIIYAFSVAFKHIGKALCVLLVILQIPGAAGLYPIEMMPGFFQAIHPWLPFTYGIAAMRESIGGFYGTFYGWNLFMLSLFILPSLVIGIALRRHLLNINFLFDRRLAATGFMAHERDGISVEHYRLSSLVRALQNSDDYAQDVEKRAQQFEKRYPTCVRLGLIALLALPIGLLLVMFIAHNKLPWLITWVVVLVLICAYLIVLEYLHETMRRRKSMVGLGKQQMTEMISSQLEREEQGE
- a CDS encoding TetR/AcrR family transcriptional regulator, which gives rise to MIERDAHPLEEAGAHIVAAHAQAHELVHDAVVAVTHKRAENRTKKSIETRRRIMSEATKIMTERGNTDFKMSEVSSRAQLSKGALYYYFADRDALVQAIFDSSVDDLTEAVAQVSVGVSASVDSLRAIMCELASHIMPGSPLVLALINKFAGSERDLIPTMDSHLSRVIVLLAAQLERGKSEKFIREDADTRLAACAITGSLVLSAIGLMGHHGHEMTVDELVDHLLAMILNGIGIDSKLSA
- a CDS encoding YhgE/Pip domain-containing protein, with product MEKIKTLFLHDFRAVSRNVIALVVCVGLIVLPSLYAWLNIEGSWDPYGHTNELKIAVANDDDGYKSKLVPVSVNIGERAASKLRESTSISYVYTTHDDAVEGVRSGRYYAALIIPPDFSQKLLGGLGNAHSEPATITYISNEKIGAIAPIVTDKAAESARTEIESGFTDALTEVGAGVLDEMSTSLDDPHLMNAAASLDSALTRGSTDLRGVSRHMKLYGDLITSAQSIVSSTSDLMNSDNSATQDAGDALNAASSGVHKLSGSVQSAGDTVDSALASTQSSFDTLGNAISTSLDSATTTAQHTSSDMRDLSGKVSSVASGYESLLSDMKAVQAALPSGAQSLLDSPIARIQNVVDTQRALQKHLDAAADAIDSGVTLSQDDRAAITSLVTQAQTDVSSARTELKGTLDAQLDSLSVSLDSVSGDTSAIAGSLQATVSQLKDVSASTNTSLDALKNDFARAQNRINLLADKLDAIHTSLSEALASNDLVTVRRILSANSEDLASFVAAPTTLDRTAVYPVENNGSAMAGFYTTLSLWVGAIILVAMLLTGSDQALLDSIGAQPRHAYMARLLTFSVFGFLQATLVGLGDLYYLGIQCVDPVRFMLTLWISSFVFVNIMYALTYSFGDVGKAIAVFLLVIQVAGAGGTFPVQMLPQSFQNINILLPFVHAINAMHETIAGYYGTIWLQELGILCVYLACALLLGLVLRKPVARANAWIIEKLESTKIM
- the metK gene encoding methionine adenosyltransferase; translated protein: MARNRYYFTSEAVTEGHPDKVCDQISDAVLDAILAKEIALQERGYISPTGEPANVDHVRCACETFATTGTIIIAGEIRTQAYIDVQDIARKTLKRIGYDRAKYGFDCETCGVLNLIHEQSPDIAKGVDESYDVQAGHTTDPLDRIGAGDQGMMFGYATDETDVLMPMPAYLSQRLAERLAEVRKTGELDYLRPDGKTQVTVGYEGGRPVEVTEIVISTQHAPEIEDMSVIKKDMISHVIEPVFAKVGIAWDKADIYVNPTGRFVVGGPMGDTGLTGRKIIVDTYGGMGRHGGGAFSGKDCTKVDRSAAYAARWVAKNVVAAGLAHTCEIELAYAIGVSRPLSVMVDTFGTGTVSDEVIEAAVQRVFDLRPGAIIRDLKLRRPIFEKTAAYGHFGRNDDDFTWEQTNRVDDLLDAVRRE